The sequence CACTTCCAACATGTTGTgaagtggtggcgatacatagacaaTGTGTTCTTACTATGACCCGGCCCCCGTTCGGGAACTTTTTCAATTTTATGAGTTCCTCAATACGATTGACCCCAATATCAAATTAACATTAGTGCACTCCACGGAGGCGGTTCAGTTTCTGGGTGTACTGGTTACGTGTACAGATCAGTGGttgtctattattattattattatttattaatagagcaccattaattccgtggtgctgtacaatcagtaggggtcacatacattacactaagacaaaaacaggtgcaagtacaaaactgcagtgatcaggagacaagtaggaggagactcctgcctgtgagggctcacaatctatatgaggggggggggggggagagatagAGACATGAGGTAAGGGAACAGTGCAGCTACTGTGTGTTGTAAGCgaacctgaacaggtgggttttcaggttacatttgaaggtttggaaagtgggggacagtctaaCATATTTGGGAAGAGatttccagagtatgggagatccacaggagaagtcctggatgtggTTGTAAGAGGTCTACAGACCTATATACTAAATCAACCAACAAAAATACCATTTTCCTTACCGCCCCATGGTAAACATATTACCTTTACCTTTTTTCTGGAGTCAACAGAATATCGTCTGACAATGATAAATGCCAAAAAAATGCGGGAAAAATGATTTCTAAATTTTGATCCAGAGAATAACCAAAATAAGTAATTGAGAAGAATTACACTATTACAACAAACAAAAATAGAGACAAGCTGCTAGTACCTGGGATACATATGAACCATATGGTGAGTATTCAGTTATTATTCTATATTATTAAAGATAACAGTAAAATAATTTcctcaataataaaaaaacattggaaGATTTTGGTCAGCGAACCGACAGGGGTTCCAGAATTCAAGAATCCTTCAGACATTCAGACAATCTAAAAACATCAAAGTCAGTTTTGTCAAATCAGATGAAGGTCCCCTTAAAAAATCCACACAGAGAACTATAAGCGACATCCAACGCACGGGCAGTTTTTCTTTGTCGCTCTTATGTGAATTGCTCCCGGGCTGTTAAAGGTAACACATTCACACATAACAACGTTACGTATAAGACAAAACATTACCTGGATTGTAACAGTGAGTTTTTCACTGATAAGTTAACTTGTCCATGCAATTTAGTATTTATTGGAGAAACTATCCTtgattttaaggctacattcacacgaccgtatgatttctctaGTCCCATATTTACGGGCAGTatgagcccatatatacatgacttttttcatccatatgcagcacgtatgtaacccgtattttatacgtccccatagacttctatggcatacagaaatacgggagaaaataggacatgctctatatttttatatggctagtatacggtacggtacactATGGTGTCAAAAAcgacaatataaatggttggacgtattgtccattgaaatgaatgtggcaatatgtaacccgtaaaaaaacagtACGGATATGGCCGTTTTCATacatccgtgtgaatgtagcctaaaaaaaTATTCACACAACATCTTTATACGATGTGTAAACGGAGATTGGATTTACCAGTAAGTAGACATTTTATGGGGAAGGGCCACAAAGAATGAAATTTAATATTCCAACTGATCATATTCCTCCACTCAGGCGAGGAGGCAATAGGAAACCCATTGAGGAGAGAACTACAATGGATACATTGGGGGTAatttgctaagggcccgattcacgttttcccgacgtgttacccgaatatttccgatttgcgttgattttccctgtatagccccgggattttggcgcacgcgatcagattgtggcgcatcggggccggcatgcacgcgatggaaatcgggtggcgtggccgaacgaaaacccgacggattcggaaaaaccgctgcatttaaaaaaaaaaagtgttgcgggactcgcgcttaccttcaccaagtataggccggtgaacttcagtgcattcctgcgggcctcggcggacttcagcgcagcagtgccacctggtggacgtcggaggaactaccttagtgaatcccggccggacccgaatccaccgcagagaacgcgccgctggattgcgattggaccaggtaagtaaatctaccccattgtttACATACACTGCAACCTGATGGCCTTAATATTGAGTTTAACCTGAGTGCTATAATATAGATTGTTGTGTTACTTGTAAGGCTGCAGAAATTGCTGACTTTGCTTTGCCAATTTCATGATCCTCTGAAGTTTATTTTTTGGTAGAGAATTCCCCCTCCACCGATAtttcattaatattttttttttttcattttttcagatTTCCTCTTCGGTGGGACTAATGTACTTCATACTTCTCTGTACATCTTTCTCCTGCTATACACAAGAATTATGGACCTTCATAATATTTGATGGCTAAAATTGTGGTATTAGTATTTTTTAGGGGTTGATACCCATGTCTGTATCCTGTAATAAACAGAGAGGCTGCCGATTATCGGCCATCCGGTACTCCATTCATCCAAATAGATCACACTAGCCTTTGTTGGGCTAATATAGTGTGCTTACGGCACTCCGTTACAAATAAGAGCACTTATACTTACCCCCACACTTTCCATCGCTGTCTACGTGGTCGCATAACAAATGCCCTTTTTCAATATGACTGCCGAATCCTTCTGGATACATTGTGCGCATGCGCCATTTTTTCTTAGAGCCTTAAACCAGAGATTATAGTGTAACGCTCGCTTAACTTTGGCATTAACGGAAGGTAATTGGCGCACCACACTTCAACTCCAGAGGAAGCACACACGCGGTATGTTGCTATATAGCAGATATAGTTTCATTATAGTAAAAAatagtaagtgttttttttttccattttacactCACAGTATTTTGAACCGTTTCAGTTACTgcatcaaataatttttttttaaatgtataatattattattagtgttaaTCAGAAAAAGTGAATCTCAATGACACATTCAATTGTTGCACATCTTTTATtgattttactttattagatttcAGTTTCTTCAGCAAATTACTTAttattaattaaaatttttagCAGTATGATATTGAACAGataaatatatttattgatgCAAATTTATTATAAAATTCTTGATTGTGCCTTTAATTTCAGATAATAACAATTTTTCAATCTCTTGGTTTATACCAGGCATTAGACTTCTTGGTGTTTTCTTGTAGTGTGGacgtcacagcacaaaatctggGACACAGAGAAAATGATTTtggttattttgtatttttatgtaaaGAATCTGCAGAGCTGAGAGATTTTATCCCCAATAACATTTAAGTGTAAAGTATCATTttctagatatatatgagatatatgTAATGTCAGTGACCAGGGAGCACCTATGCCAATAATTACCTTGTCCTGCCAGATGTCCTCTATTTGTGGAGTTTGGCATCTAATCCCAAGCATTTTAAGTCCAATGACGGAGCCTTCCCCGTTGGAAAGGTGTCTGAGTAAAATGCTCATGCCATTCTTGCATAGTTTGTTTGTATAGCCAATACCTGACCTCTTTCTGTTTAAAAAACCCAGTTCTGACCTGAGCTTGTCTTGTGTGGATGACCCATCACTATCATTACAAAACTAGAATGTCTTcagagacagggggggggggtcattaatTAAGACTGGTGTTACTGTGATCCTATGAAGAGGCTCCAATGTGGACTCCAATGGTTCCGACCTGTAGATCAGATCAGAACTAGCAGATTTTTATGCTCTAGTTGTCGCTGGAACTTCAACTGAGACAATAGTAAATGTGCCGTGCCGGGCTTTTATACCCAACTTGCTCCCTGCCTGTTCTACACCTGAAAACACCCAAAGTGGCGTGCAGGTCATAGAAGCCACAACACTGTCGGGGAGAGGGGGATTCATATGTTTTCTCTGCAAGTAAAGTGGCAGAAAAGCCACAATGAATTCCCCCCCCGAGTGACTCCTGAAATAGGGACGTATTGCCTTGTAATGCCAAATCCTTGTTTGTGGGGGTTAAAGGTAACAACTAGATGGCGTCTTACAAAACAGCCTTGGAAAATAGCTGAAGCCAAGTCAGTTTAGTAGCACAGTGACCTCTACCTATTTACTAACATTTATTGAAGGGGGTTGGGGGGATGTATTTTTGTAGATATATtttgaagatagatagataatagagaaagaaatagatagataaatgtacTCACATTATGTAAACGGAATTTACTCCTCATCTATAAAAGCAATAATAGAAACAAAAATACATTAGTTGATCTTGTATATCTTGGAAATGTTCTGTGTTTCTCTGGGGGCTGTTGAAGCCAATATAAAAATTagtataaaacaatcagaggaAGATTAAGAATGGCAtgtgtcctgggctgtatgaatattatagcccctacaggtCAGTAATCATTTCCTACATATAAAGTGGTGGTGTTTTTGGCATAAAATGAGAAGACATCATCCCTAGTCTACAGTTTCTTTAAAGAACTGACCCTGACCCCCATTTTgaaatttggagtttggagtatTTGGTCCTATCTTCAGAACTCTTTACTCTTGAGCACATAGTGGAGAATCTACACGGAGTGTATTCTGCTCCGGAGGACCCATTCTGTCTAGTATTACACATAACATCTATGAATGTGAATGGTCACTACGTTTGTCCCTTAGTGGCAAtgaacacatattggggcagatttacttatccggtccattcgcgatccagcggtgcattctgtgtggaggattcgggtcttccggcgattcactaaggcagtttctccgacatccaccaggtggcgctgctgcgctgaagctcatcggaatgcactgaagttaacCGAGcgaggccgggtgcaggtaagcgcgtgtcaagcaacacttttttttaaaaaatgcggatccgtcgggttttcattcggacacgcctcccgatttccgtcatgtgcacgccggtgccgatgcaccacaatccgatcgcgtgcgccaataacccggggcaattcagggaaaattggcgcaaaatggaaaaatttgggtaattcaccgtaaaaacgcgattcgggcccttagtaaatgacccctcttGAGTTTTGTAGGGACGATGTGGAAGTGAAATTTTATAAAGGAACATTGGgaaagatttatcagaactgACGCTACAACCAATCTCAATCTCTTCCCACTGAAGAGTTTCCCCCCATAATAGGTtaagggatatatatatagatattttttagaccccctagggtactttaaccctagagggtctgaccgttcctaccacatactgtaatactactatatggcagcatatggcttttttttttaacgttgctCATTGTAaaaaatcttcagaaaccatgcagccgcAGGTCTGAACActtctccctgatgacatcacgcgGAGCAGCAATATCAAACCCATATGGCCACGCCCATGCactgctgtcttttaaatgcgGACGACGACACTTGCGATCGTtgccagcaatatgcagcaaaccccatgtgtGCAGCTCACCctgcgagccctcttcatacatccttaatagTTTGCTGACGTATATATCCGTCAgtgggcattaaggggttaaaaatatgtCGTACCTGTGACAAACTCAGCAATGCTATATCTGGAAGTGATATTATCTATACAATATCTAATGCAGGTTACATTTTTACTGACCTGACAATTACTATTTATAATATTTACCACAGAcactttattttttgttattttatgttattgtgTACTAGAAATTTATTATTCTAGAAAATGATTTCAACCTTTGGACCTGGAAAGAAAAGTACAATGTAATTGAAACACCTTAAGTTAGCTGTAATACCATGAACAGCCACTGTGCTATATGTGGTGTGATATACGTGAATACCTAATCCCTCATGTGTgcaattttgtatatatttttatgatttaGTGCTATATCActtgtgtatatattttatgtgccACAAATAATTTCGGTTTTATTATCTTAGGTCTTGGTAAAGTATAGAAAATTAAATGAGAATTAACTTTCATTTCAGGAACAGGAGTTAACGGACCCCCTGGACCTACAAAGAAACagtaaaaaatgattaaaacaaTCCTTATAATTGTGAACTtaaaatacaacatacacacCTTGTATAGAAGGTGCCACGGTTCCATATGCCATATCCTTTGAGTAACCAATGCTTAGGAGACCAAAAGGTGTTGTAAGATGTTTCATCTTGTTAGAGCTAGAGCCAGCACCATAATAATATTCTCCCCAGGAATAGTCAGATTCAGGGAACACATTCCACTTTGTAATGTCTAGAACCTTTCCATTGTACAGGATTTTAGGTCCAGTTGATGACTTTGCTATAATAATCGCCAAATTATTGTCAAAATTGTCCTGTCCAATGAGATTGTATTGAAGATTAAATGAATTAACATCTGGTATTTTGGTCAAGAAAGGTCCAAAAGGTTTGCCTTTATATTTTCCACCAGTGCCAAAAAGTAAGACCTGAATTTTTTCCGTGCTGTGAATAGATAAGGGTGAGGACACAGAGACATTGAATTTCATCAGCTGTCCGGCTTCCACTTTGGTCATCTTATTTCCACCGGATTGGTGTTCAAAAGAAGCAGATTTAGAAGCCAAGACAAAAACCTGGTCACAATTTGATTGGAAGGACATTCCTGGGACAAAGTAGGAAGTTCCCCAACTTGTAACAGGTTGAAGCTGTTCAAACACATGGCTGCAACCTTCATTACTAGGAGCACATGAATGTCCAGATAGAACAGCCACAGGGTGTTGAGAGGTCACTTTAGTCCCCGAGAGGTCATCTTCACTCTGGATCTGTAGGGACTCGAATGGCTCTATTTTTGTGGTCAATGTGTCCCCTTTTTTATAATTCTTGCCTTTGAATTGCACTGATCCAGTGAGGAAGATGTTTACTGTTGTTTCAAATTCATAAGTTACAACAGCAAACTCTGGATAATGGTTAGAAGGTCCTTTGGCTACAGCAGTAAACTCTGTATAATGGTTAGAAGGTCCATTGG comes from Engystomops pustulosus chromosome 6, aEngPut4.maternal, whole genome shotgun sequence and encodes:
- the LOC140065589 gene encoding IgGFc-binding protein-like gives rise to the protein MRSLWISQLWILGAVFYGAESTGEIGGNGRNGKQNMTDRKKVTTQGKYFIVAFLQNGFLDDRPRREILVTGTKPSTTVTVTMNKSTFKNTIQVGKGETVTFDLPKTTEVKGSGVCPCTTIIKSDADINVMARNFKKTSGDVSLIYPVDQWGTEYFIVTPSNGPSNHYTEFTAVAKGPSNHYPEFAVVTYEFETTVNIFLTGSVQFKGKNYKKGDTLTTKIEPFESLQIQSEDDLSGTKVTSQHPVAVLSGHSCAPSNEGCSHVFEQLQPVTSWGTSYFVPGMSFQSNCDQVFVLASKSASFEHQSGGNKMTKVEAGQLMKFNVSVSSPLSIHSTEKIQVLLFGTGGKYKGKPFGPFLTKIPDVNSFNLQYNLIGQDNFDNNLAIIIAKSSTGPKILYNGKVLDITKWNVFPESDYSWGEYYYGAGSSSNKMKHLTTPFGLLSIGYSKDMAYGTVAPSIQGPGGPLTPVPEMKDEE